The genomic interval ttataaccACTGCTACAGCGAAGTTATAGTGACCGAGTTCATACTTTAGTCAAGAAAATATAAAcggtaaaaagtatttttgtttttttgcagCAACGCGAAAATCACCTGAGAAGGTCATATAATGCTAAAATTACCCAAAGGccttaaaaagaagaaaaaaggcaaaaaatcAAAACGTAAAGGGGAGGAGGAGCTGTTTACTGAAGAAGAGTTAGAAAAATATAGGAGAGAGCACCAACAACACGAAGAAAGTGGCGAGGCATCGGCTAAAGAAAATGAAGAATGGTCTAAGTTTAAGGATCTAACAACTGGCGTTGACACTGTTCTCAAGAAAACCCAAGGCGATCTCGATCGGATAAAGTCTACTTCTTTCTTTCAACGTGTCAAATCCGTTCCTAAGGAAGTGAAGCCAAAAAAGGAAGAACCGCATAGACCAGTAGTTGAAGTTACTGAGGCCGACTTTCCTCAGTTACTCGCGGCCAAGGCAGAAGCCGATAACGGGGAAAAAAGTGATTACGGAGTCACTGACGACGAGTCTGAATACGAAGAAGATCAGGACGATATTTTCGATACTTCTTACGTAGACGCTGTTGAGCGCGGTGAAGTTAAACTTGCCTACGTTCCAGATTCTCCAGAAGAGTTTCAAGACGATGATATTTTTGATACATCTCATGTAGATGCACTTATTAAGGGGCAAGAAGCTAAGAGTACTAAGGGTAAAAAAGCCTTAGATATAGGCGTTGCTGTTGAAGTTCTAACCGGTCGCATTGATAATGTTCAAATAACAACTAAACGACCGAAAAGAGTTATACCCGGTGATTTGTTACTAGAGAGTACTGATGGAGAACCGCTGCCAATTGCAACATCGGTTGTAAGTGAACCTGTGGAAAAAAGTATATTAGATCTTGATACAGACGTACCAATTACGACTCCCATAGACCTAAGCGTTTCATTACACACTTCTTTACTGCAACAAAAAAAAGCGGAGAGCCAAGAAGCGTTACCTTCTACAACTAATGAAGTGAACGAAAATAACACCGAAGAAGTTGAAATCGATGAATTTACACTTTTAGCGGCAGAATCGCTAGAAGTAAGGTCTACTGTTACTAAACTAGAAGAAAAAGAGATAATTGTTGAACCAGTTTTACAAGAATCTTGGTCGGCATTCGAAGCGGATAAAAACGAGTCTGTTTTCGCCGAAGGAATTGTTGAGGATCAATTAGATGTAATAGATCCATACATTGATCAAGACGATCCTTTTGATACAAGTTTCGCTGATGCTGTGATTCCAACAActaactttgataaaataaaacaagaagcGGTTTTATTAGAAGACGACGACGATTTCGATCCACGAGCGGAAGAGATACAATTAAGGCTAAATAATAGGCGTAAATCTTCAGTGCGTATACATTTGATAAATCCTTCGGGTATAAGAGAGTCTATTACATCGGATGATATCATAAACTCTGAagaaagtcaaaatcaaagggATCTTTTAGGGGGAAGTACAACCGATTTAACTCAATTAGGTGATTCTCCTTTAGATCCAGTAGATATTAATACCGGGGATATAGATCCTTTTGATACTACTATAGTTGATAAAATTGTAGCCCCAGGAAAAGTAGAATTAAAGTTATTAGAACAAGAACTAATTGGGAGCGCACCCTCGTCGTCTATTTATAGAGTGCCAAGTGATCCTGACTTTGATCCTAGAGCTGACGAACCCATACAAGCAGAAAGAAGAGCTTCACGTCCTGAGAACCTTACTGTTAGTAAAAGTGTGCTCTTTGACGTTGAAGGGACCTCGGATTTGGACAGTAAAACCAAGTCCGGCAAACCTTTAACACCATATTATACTCGAGAAGATTCGATTACTGAAGATTTAGACGAAGAAGCAGAGGCAAGGGATAAAGTCCCTGAAGTGTTAACACGAGCTCGCTCTGAGGAAGATTTGACAATAAACACAGCTTACGCAGTTAATAAACGGAGACATTCGGAGAACCCGCAGTCGattcaaaacataaataatttgaaagcAAGTGATCTTCTTCATGGTAATCCTAATGAAATAGAAGTAAAAGTTTTAACACCAACTGGCCCATCGACTCATAATACTTCTACAAATCTAGATTCAGATCCATTTGATACTTCATTTGCTACTAACATTGAACCGAGTAAAACTGAGTTGAAGTTATTAGCCAAAGAATTTTCGTGCGACGACACCACAGTCACTGACGGAGAACCTGATTTGTTAGAAACTTCAGAcgatatttttcatattaaagcGCTTACCCCTGAACCGTCTGATACTCGAAACTCACAAGAAGATTTCGATCCATTCGATACCTCTTTTGCAAGCGATCTCAATCCAGGAAGAACTGAAATTAAGTTACTTGAGTCTGAATTTATGAATTAAGTCATTAAATTCTATCAAAATGGCGTTCAACCCTTTCTTAAGCATGAACGAGACAGCACCAGTGTCGACTGAAGTTCTTAATCCCTTCATGACTGATTCAGAGCCACCAGATTTTGGAACTGGAGATAATCCATTTGCCACCAGTAACCCTTTTTCAGATTTTGGTGATAACTATGAACCACAAGTAGGTGATACGGTGCCCACAGACATTTTTGGAGCGGCGGAACCTAAAGATGTGTGTGCAAAACATTTCGCCGAAACTGACCCTATGGATGTATTTGGAAATCAGACCATGGAAGCCGAGAAATTAATGAAACCGACTGAGCTCGAATTAGTTTCAACTATGGTTGactgtagttatttgaatgaagaaGAAACTAAGGAGTTACAGTCATTGACACGACCATTACCTACAGAAACACAAAACTTAATTCTAACTGTAACAGGTCAAATGGAATTTACAAGTTCCGATTTGCTCGATCGGATTCCACCTACGCGGACTCCGAGCCCTGTATCAGTGCGTGACATTCATTCCCCGAGCCCTACGCCCGAACCGGATCTGTTCGATGAGGCCCCGGCCACGACTGACTTTAACCGCAACAAGCCGGCACGGCCTCCACCTGCCCGCCCCCCTCGCCCCGCACCGCCGCCGAGACCACAACAGCCTTCACAGGCGGCTGCCGATGACATTAATCTTTTTGACGCTCCTATTCCGGTCGTTGTTAAACCCACAAAGGAAGCAATCCTCAGTTTATACTCGGCTCCTAAGAAAGAAGAGAAACAGATAGACTTCTTGAGTGACGATATTCCTGAGCTATCTTCTGATGCAGAGATACAATCTCGTCCAACAGATATCATGTTGACATCTACAACTGCTGACTCCACTAACTTGCTGTTTAAAGAGCCGGCCACATCGATCGCAGACAATGTTCCAGAGCCTGAGTCACAAAATGCAATATTCACAGCGCCGTCGGCACATGCTGTTGAAGAAGACGATGTACCAATGGACTGTTCTGAGCCTACAGCTGAAATTAACACTGCTTCGCTAAATGCGTCACCGTTCGCTGATATTAACGACGACAGTTTTCAAGTCCAACAAATAACTGAAAGTGAAACAAATCCATTTGAAATGGACGACGTAAAAGACCAATCACCTTTCAATGTATCCGATACGGAAATGCCCAAATATGAGGACGTTAAAATGACACCGAATGTCGATCATACCCCATTCTCTACAAACGAAGCGTTTATTTCCGCGCCTCCTTCTAACGTCAGTGGATCTCCCATGGACGTGTTCGGCGCGTACGAAGATAATCAAGCGAATATATTTAGCGCTGCGGAAGAATCGGTCAGCGCGGACATGCACACTGCGACCTCTGCCGATGTCGGTTGGGACGCAACCGAGACAATGGCCCAAGATGCTGCTTTCCCTTCATCTCAGGACGCTTTCGATGCGTTCTCCGCTAAGTTTGATTCCACCGGTGCGAACCACATGAACACaggtaaattaatttaaaattctaaagattatcTACAGATTTGTTTACTTTACACGACTCTCTTTACCGCAGACGCATGGGGCGATAACGGTGCCGACGACGCGGTGCCAGCAGGTTTCGAGGCCGAAGCTTTCGACCCGTTCTTGAGTATGGGCGCCCCTCCGCCCCCCGCCGCCACGCCGCGACTCGAACACCAAGACTCGCGGGATTCCACCGATGATACATTTTCCGTATTTATTCGGTAAGTCTCGGAAAAGTTCAACAAATACAATACGTGTGTACAGTACACGTCGCAGTCGCGGGTTCGCCCGGAGTGACCGACGCCTGTCCCGCAGGCCCAAGGAGAGCGACGCGGCCGCCGCGCACTGCGTGCCCGTGCTggcgccgccgccgcgcgcgcccgcgccgcccgaCGCGCGCGCCAACCCCTTCGACGCCGAGCCGGCGCCGCGCCCCGAGCGCGCTGCCGGCGGGCCCGCGCCGGACGGCGGGCGCGCCGGCAGCGGCGCCGACACGCCGCCCACGCCGCTGTTCGACGACGACGTGTCCGTGCCGCTGGAGGCCTTCCCGCGCATCCAGTACGCCGGGCCCGGCTGGGAGATGCAGCTGCGCCAGCCCAACAAGAAGAAGATCACCGGCCAGAGGTACGGCGCGCccgcccgcgcccgccgcgccctccgcgcccgccgcgcccgccgcctgACGCGCGTGCTCCGCAGGTTCTGGAAGAAGGTGTTCGTGCGGCTGGCGGCGCAGGGCGACAGCGCGGTGGTGCAGCTGCTGAACAGCGCGGCCGACCGCGAGCCCATCCAGGAGCTGCCGCTGCAGGCGTGCTACTCCGTGTCGGAGGTGGGCGCGCAGCAGTTCGACCAGTTCGGCAAGATCTTCACCGTCAAGCTGCAGTACGTGTTCTACAAGGAGCGGCCGGGCGTCAGGTACACTTTACAGTTCTAAACCGCCtctgtattattttcataaaggcatttaaaattttctaaatttttcacaaaatttcaaaaagatATACTatacttatgttattttttgtatatatattgtatgtgGGCCAGTGAACGGTTGTTAATGTAAAAGTTAATTACAAGTTATCCGTTCCGACAAAGGTAACGACAGACAGCACGACAGGGTAATATATCATTGGACGAccaaatacaacgtgtaaatgaaaacagaaataatacttcagaggctttataggtacattatttactgtctctgagacttatctgtgaaaccgaaacgctaatggtttttgagtaaaccattgccatagtaattattgaaagaaatcagatacagccctaacatcacatgcaaaagtaaaatcaagtgactcctgccacttcattaggtacgcgtcgcgtagcgtagttacTATGCACGTCTGTCTTTTATCGTCAATTGGGCgtcataagttaacacttaaaatgttttaaatttgtttgtatggaaaaataaataagcttctgttaatttttatctttacagGTTGGTTccgtatgaaatatacttatgcacccttcaagcGTATTTCgtgattccgttacacgtttTGTAGTTATTtggcgccagggaggtcttcaaaaacggtgagcgctgggaatttaagtacgaggtcccgggttcgattccagagGAGGCTTTCACCGTGGCTATTtgccactctaccgacaaagacgtgccgccaagcgatttagtgtttcggtgcgatgtcgcgtggatcccattaggggtataactaccataccccgtaacaggttatcccgctaccatcttagaccgcatcgtCGCTTGcacctggtgagattgtagtcaatggctaatttgtagagaattaaaaaaatgtatatataaagttaaaacatACCGCACCCACAACATGTCTTCAAGTTGGAAGTAGAATACAACATCACCGtgcgtgaataaaaaaaattcgtgAGATAAATAAATGGCAGGAATCCCGCGTTGGAATTTGAGGGTAGGTAAGTAAAGATTCTAGAATCAGGGAACGACAACACATATGAAAGGACTTTATGCGTgtacttactttattttcttttaagacgttaaaacctatataaataactttaactgTGATTCTGATAAAACTGTATAATGGTATAACTTCCATTTGATCGCATACAAAAGCGGGCTgttcgacttgttgacaatTCCAAATTGTCTTCCGGGGCCCCGAAGAGATGTCAACTCCCTTTgagtgttatatatatatatatatatacatatatcgactctataatgaggagtgttctgaagagttgtttgcattgGTAGGCCCCTTCCCTGTTCTATggccgcacctcacgccgtaaaaataaattccaccctcatcatctggatgcccggttttcttctactattcgcaataccagatcatttctaccgcgcacttgcaaattgcgGAACAATCTCCACCTGATGTTTACCCTACACactacaatctagggttattcagaGAGtgggtaaaaaaataacttaaaagtcggcaacgcatcggtggcgaTGGCGGTTTTCGATTAGCTTTCTGTATACGACTCAGCTGAAAAAACCGTCAGTATAGATTCGCATTTTGATCAAAGAAAATAGctaatttgtatgaaaatgcGTACCGACCTGGACCTACGCTTTAATTCTCATTTTGGCTTTGATTCAGCTTTcggatttttatatttaaaatgcgttTATGTGTCTCTGACTCACGAGTGTCGAGGATGCTTGGTCGACCGTATGGGGACGGGCTCGGGAGTGCGCAGCGTGAACGCTGCTATACCACGCCTCTAtcgaaaatattttgtaaatttggtTAGTAGGATCAATCGCTATGCCCATGTTAGAAGAGGTCGCAGTTGAATTTGTTATTTCTGGTTTGGTCGAATGTCCCGGCAGCTGATAACCTGAACCGTCAGCATAACtgcaataataatttgtttggcGGTAAGTTTTGTTCGTTGATTTGTCtacgaatataaaaaaaacgattatcgATACTACAAGCTACGATTGCCCCTCAGGCCGGGGCAGGTGACGAAGGCGGAGCGCATCACCAACAAGCTGTCGCAGTTCGCGGCCTACGCCATCCAGGGCGACTACCAGGGCGTCAAGGAGTTCGGCAGCGACCTGCGCAAGCTGGGCCTGCCCGTGGAGCACGCGCCGCAGGTACCGGCGCCGCCCACTGGCCGCTTTCCGACTTCCTAGGCTTGCATTTATGGATTATCGATCACTGATGTATGCATAATTAGTACAACTAGTGGTAGCATCGATTCGAACACTCATAATCAAGGAGTGCTAGGAGATCGGTCGGTACGGAAACCTCATCACAGGAACTGAAAACTGAATAAGTAGTTCCTCAAATAATGAGATAGCTAGAATACACACGCGAGCTTTTGCTAAACGTGATCTCTCTCTTGCGGCAGGTGTCGCAGCTGTTCAAGATAGGGTCGCTGAACTACGAGGACGTGAAGCAGTTCTCGTTCTGCGTGGAAGAAGCCTTGTTCCGGCTCTCCGCGCATCGCGACCGCGCGCTCACCTACAAGATGGAGGAGGTACTGACCCGCGTCTGCAGCCATAATCgcatgcagtgcattatgtCCAAAAACTCGACCCGACCCGACTCGATCATCAGTCCGAGAAGAGAATATCAAAACGAGTCGTGAACGCGTTTCTGTATTTCCGGCCGCTCGCCGGGCGCAGGTGCAGATCACGGCGGTGGACGAGCTGTACGTCGAGCAGGACGCGGAGGGCTCGGTGCTGAAGCAGATCGCGCGCGTGCGGCTGTTCTTCCTCGGCTTCCTGAGCGGTGAGCACGCGGCGCCGCCGAGCGCCGGCCCGAGACTCGGCGCCGCCGAGCGCCGGCCCGAGACTCGGCGCCGCCGAGCGCCGGCCCGAGACTCGGCGCCGCCGAGCGCCGGCCCGAGACTCACCGCCGCTCTGCGCAGGCATGCCGGACGTGGAGCTGGGCCTCAACGACCTGCGGCGCCAGGGCCGCGAGGTGGTGGGCCGCCACGACATCATCCCCGTGGCCACCGAGGAGTGGATCCGCGTCGAGGAGGCCGAGTTCCACGCGTGCGTGCAGCCGCAGGCCTTCGACGACGAGCAGATCATTAAGTACGCCTCGTAGTCCGACGAGGGCCGCTCGCATCGcgggtcagtgaccgcacgCTCGCCCGCAGGTTCAAGCCGCCCGACGCGTGCTACCTGGAGCTGATGCGCTTCCGCGTGCGGCCGCCCAAGAACCGCGAGCTGCCGCTGCAGCTGAAGGCGCAGTGGTGCGTCGCGGGCAGCAAGGTACGGCCCGCGCCGGACGCCCGCCGCCCGCGACGCGCCGCGCCCGACTGACCGCCCCGCCGCCAGGTGGAGCTGCGCGCCGACGTGCTGGTGCCGGGCTTCGCGTCGCGCGCGCTGGGGCAGGTGCCGTGCGAGGACGTGGCCGTGCGCTTCCCCATCCCCGAGTGCTGGATCTACCTGTTCCGCGTGGAGAAGCACTTCCGCTACGGCTCCGTCAAGTCCGCGCACAGGTGCGTGGCGCTTCAACTTTAATGTTTGGGAGTCGTTCTTTGCGAAGGCaatgtttacttttttaaaaatacaatttaaccTAGCTTACACATACTGTAGTATGAAGACAGAACATTCGGCTACTTAGAGGTAAACGCCTACAttaattaactataaaaaactaataaaaagtaaatcaaaagaacaaaataatatgattatatacaagcataaaataaagaaacagtcaaaattcaaaaggacactgataaaaaacattttatgcatataaagtttataataaaaaattcattaaattattatactttacttaaagttaataGGACTGATCGCCGGAATTCGGCCAGAGAACCACAATGTATGTCTACAATATTGAACATAAAGTTGACATAACCTGACTTGGGACTGGCGGTTGGCACCCATAACTGTTGAACGGCGAGGGAAAGTCAAGAGGGTTTTAATAGGACTCCTCGGATATCTCACAATAGCTCTGTAATAGAGAAGAACAATCAATTTCATTACTAAGAATCTTAAATGAAAAAACGAGGTCtagttttcttttacgtatTTCCAATGATTCtatatcagaaaaaaaatttagacgCTCCCAAAAGTAAGATGCCAAAGAAAGCGCTTTTGAACCCGCTCAATCCTACGCATATGCTACGAATAATGTGGTCGCCAAGCGGTACTGCCAGAGGCACTACAAAATAGTAAGTTCCTACTAGTGATTTATACAACAGTATTGTTGTATTGGGTTTAGTAAATTCCTTACCGTTACGTATCACAAACCCTAACATTTTTGATGAAAGTTAACTTTAAACCAACAGATAGTCGAAAGCTATTTTACACGATTTCAACTCTAGACATCTGTAtcgatatactcgtatatatgtaaagaaaaccTACTTTTTTGCTCGGAAAACTCCCCATGTTTACGATAAACGACATAGTAAAAGATATCAAAAAAGCTGCCTGTTCCGTTAAGTCATGTTATGCCAAGCTTACTTTGTTATAAACGCCTTTCCAACatcgcaaaaataaataaaaatagtttatttaagaaaaaacgtACGAACTACGTTCTCGAATACCTGATACGAGTATCTATCAGGTATCTGGCTGATATCTCTCAGGTATCCGGGAACGCGTATTTCCTAGTCCCATTCAAAAGTATTCTTATAAGTAAACTATAGAACttattcatttcaattttatcaAAAGGTTGAAATTGTACTATGTTCGAAGTGAAAGTTCGTCTGGCGCACCGCTCATAGATTTGTCCGTAGCTAGCAAGTTAAGCTGCACGATCACGATCCAAGGTGAAAGGCTCGATCGGGTAAGCGCGGGCCGCCGAGTGCGCCCGAACGAGAAAGCTGCTCTTTGCCGGTGTCTCTGTgtttagtatattttatgttattatcggtacgtaataatatttattggagtttactccttaagaatcgattttcatacaTAAGGCGctcggtatgagaaaaatgtgaggagtaaaatctactaatgaatgacctcgttacgttttcgctttgcgacgtcgcatgcccggcaaccgtgaagcgcaaacatgcaacgtcgctttcgtttaacttatttttcctttttaagttaccaaggaaaccgaataatatctagataaagaaacaaacacataaatgtataggacagagtgagtagaaaacataatacatttatttacctattctagttaccatggaaactaaatatatgtaactatatactattaggataaatgtaatgtaaacattccatttatcctaatagttaagatacatccacctcaatctctcgtagtctacttttaagaagttacacttttgccgtgtgtgaataaattgcacaggaggCTCCGCACGCAGGCTCGTTTCGTGCGGAACTCTGTAGCCGTGTGACCGTATCGTTCTCGGGCGCGGCGCGCAGGCGCACCGGCAAGATCAAGGGCATCGAGCGCCTGCTGGGCGCCGTGGACGCGCCGCAGGAGTCGCTCATCGAGGTGACGTCGGGCCAGGCCAAGTACGAGCACCAGCACCGCGCCATCGTGTGGCGCATGCCGAGGCTGCCCAAGGAGGGCCAAGGTGACGCCGCGCACTGACTCCTTCAAGAGTACCATTGTTTTTACTCGATAGAAGAATATACTTCCGATTGTATCACGCGTCTCTGCTCACTGGATTCATATACTAGAGTTAGACCGTTTCTCGAGCTTTTTCCTGTCAAAtgtcaattaatattttgaaagtacctaatgaaaaaataatatgccGTGAATACCATAAAATCAGATATACGTTTATTAAAAATGGTATAGCGATTTCAGGTGACTCTAAATTTAGCGAATCACTGTGTTAGTTGCCATCGAACGAGCTGCCTAATCCATATTTCGCATTCTGAAACCTATATTTCCTCGCTTTCCGACCGTGTCGGCAGATACAATTGCGTAATGCCAATAATGGTTCGAGCGCGCCTCGACCGCTCGTGTGCCCGCAGGCGCCTACACCACGCACAACCTGGTGTGCCGCATGGCGCTCACGTCGTACGACCAGGTGCCGGAGGAGCTGGCCAAGTGGGCCTACGTGGAGTTCACCATGCCCGCCACGCAGGTCGGTGCAGGCCCGAGCGCCACACTACGCCGCCTCGGCTAGCCCGTGCGGTGCACTGTACGCCCCCTCCCCGCAGGTGTCGCACACCGTGGTGCGCTCCGTGTCGCTGCAGCAGCACGACGGCGAGCCGCCCGAGAAGTACGTGCGCTACCTGGCGCGCCACGAGTACACGTACGTACCCCCGGAGCACGGGTGCACCCATCCTTTGCATTTctttcttgacagaaaaaccaGTGGGCACCCGTCAATCGAGATGTCAGTGGGCATCATATCGATCTAgtacccgcccactacagggcgcgggtctcctctttCCAGAATGAGAGCATCACTGGTAAAGTGCGGGTCGGTGGCTTCCCACTCCTTTAAAACCgtaatagagaactctcaggtatgcaggtttcctcgcgatgccATGTTTTCcgttaccgttaaagcaagtaataattaattggtTAAAAGGCACGTAACCTAAAACAGAGACGCctttcgggaatcgaactcgccCGCGGACAGTGAATCCCACTAGGCTCATCGCTTTTCTAGCTTAGGATGTCAGTGGTAATGACGGGAAACATAAACTGGTGACCAAAGGGAGATGCGCATTAGTATTAGTTCGCCGCTTGCCCGCGGGCGCACGCACTGAGCCGCTTGTCCGCAGCGTGGGCATCGAGCGCTCGAGCGGGCCGGCGGCGGCGGCCTACGCCGTGGCGGCCAGCAAGGAGCCCGAGCGCGCggcgccgcccgcgcccgcgccggcGCCGCCCTCCTCCGACTCCGACTCCGACTAGGCCGTGACCAGCCCGGCGGCCGTGTGTCGCACTGCGACGCCGCAGGAACATGGAACTCATCACCATTGTTCGAACGCTCAAAATTGACGCAGTCGACATCCAACGCTCCTTAAGGGGCGTTCGCAAAACAGAAATAAGAAACTGTAGTTGCGACTCGAGCCGTCCC from Pararge aegeria chromosome 18, ilParAegt1.1, whole genome shotgun sequence carries:
- the LOC120631462 gene encoding protein stoned-B-like: MLKLPKGLKKKKKGKKSKRKGEEELFTEEELEKYRREHQQHEESGEASAKENEEWSKFKDLTTGVDTVLKKTQGDLDRIKSTSFFQRVKSVPKEVKPKKEEPHRPVVEVTEADFPQLLAAKAEADNGEKSDYGVTDDESEYEEDQDDIFDTSYVDAVERGEVKLAYVPDSPEEFQDDDIFDTSHVDALIKGQEAKSTKGKKALDIGVAVEVLTGRIDNVQITTKRPKRVIPGDLLLESTDGEPLPIATSVVSEPVEKSILDLDTDVPITTPIDLSVSLHTSLLQQKKAESQEALPSTTNEVNENNTEEVEIDEFTLLAAESLEVRSTVTKLEEKEIIVEPVLQESWSAFEADKNESVFAEGIVEDQLDVIDPYIDQDDPFDTSFADAVIPTTNFDKIKQEAVLLEDDDDFDPRAEEIQLRLNNRRKSSVRIHLINPSGIRESITSDDIINSEESQNQRDLLGGSTTDLTQLGDSPLDPVDINTGDIDPFDTTIVDKIVAPGKVELKLLEQELIGSAPSSSIYRVPSDPDFDPRADEPIQAERRASRPENLTVSKSVLFDVEGTSDLDSKTKSGKPLTPYYTREDSITEDLDEEAEARDKVPEVLTRARSEEDLTINTAYAVNKRRHSENPQSIQNINNLKASDLLHGNPNEIEVKVLTPTGPSTHNTSTNLDSDPFDTSFATNIEPSKTELKLLAKEFSCDDTTVTDGEPDLLETSDDIFHIKALTPEPSDTRNSQEDFDPFDTSFASDLNPGRTEINMNETAPVSTEVLNPFMTDSEPPDFGTGDNPFATSNPFSDFGDNYEPQVGDTVPTDIFGAAEPKDVCAKHFAETDPMDVFGNQTMEAEKLMKPTELELVSTMVDCSYLNEEETKELQSLTRPLPTETQNLILTVTGQMEFTSSDLLDRIPPTRTPSPVSVRDIHSPSPTPEPDLFDEAPATTDFNRNKPARPPPARPPRPAPPPRPQQPSQAAADDINLFDAPIPVVVKPTKEAILSLYSAPKKEEKQIDFLSDDIPELSSDAEIQSRPTDIMLTSTTADSTNLLFKEPATSIADNVPEPESQNAIFTAPSAHAVEEDDVPMDCSEPTAEINTASLNASPFADINDDSFQVQQITESETNPFEMDDVKDQSPFNVSDTEMPKYEDVKMTPNVDHTPFSTNEAFISAPPSNVSGSPMDVFGAYEDNQANIFSAAEESVSADMHTATSADVGWDATETMAQDAAFPSSQDAFDAFSAKFDSTGANHMNTDAWGDNGADDAVPAGFEAEAFDPFLSMGAPPPPAATPRLEHQDSRDSTDDTFSVFIRPKESDAAAAHCVPVLAPPPRAPAPPDARANPFDAEPAPRPERAAGGPAPDGGRAGSGADTPPTPLFDDDVSVPLEAFPRIQYAGPGWEMQLRQPNKKKITGQRFWKKVFVRLAAQGDSAVVQLLNSAADREPIQELPLQACYSVSEVGAQQFDQFGKIFTVKLQYVFYKERPGVRPGQVTKAERITNKLSQFAAYAIQGDYQGVKEFGSDLRKLGLPVEHAPQVSQLFKIGSLNYEDVKQFSFCVEEALFRLSAHRDRALTYKMEEVQITAVDELYVEQDAEGSVLKQIARVRLFFLGFLSGMPDVELGLNDLRRQGREVVGRHDIIPVATEEWIRVEEAEFHACVQPQAFDDEQIIKFKPPDACYLELMRFRVRPPKNRELPLQLKAQWCVAGSKVELRADVLVPGFASRALGQVPCEDVAVRFPIPECWIYLFRVEKHFRYGSVKSAHRRTGKIKGIERLLGAVDAPQESLIEVTSGQAKYEHQHRAIVWRMPRLPKEGQGAYTTHNLVCRMALTSYDQVPEELAKWAYVEFTMPATQVSHTVVRSVSLQQHDGEPPEKYVRYLARHEYTVGIERSSGPAAAAYAVAASKEPERAAPPAPAPAPPSSDSDSD